In Drosophila nasuta strain 15112-1781.00 chromosome 2R, ASM2355853v1, whole genome shotgun sequence, a single genomic region encodes these proteins:
- the LOC132786843 gene encoding piercer of microtubule wall 1 protein, with the protein MCEHFCDDLETFNPEVEFLKFIKRKPVVETAKLYEKLHKREDIKCPYNFKGYGVETDRNTMYRTCNSEYGYYAPNAYTIPTRFFPLSQRFSNDVVRFGMYRNFSLNTHMDSTYY; encoded by the exons ATGTGTGAACACTTCTGCGATGATTTGGAGACCTTCAATCCAGAGGttgaattcttaaaatttattaagcgTAAGCCCGTTGTTGAGACGGCTAAGCTCTACGAGAAGTTGCACAAACGCGAGGACATCAAGTGTCCCT ATAACTTCAAGGGATATGGCGTGGAGACAGACAGGAACACCATGTATCGAACTTGCAACTCCGAATATGGTTATTATGCACCAAATGCCTACACTATCCCAACGAGATTCTTTCCCCTCTCACAAAGATTCTCGAACGATGTAGTTCGATTTGGCATGTATCGCAATTTCTCTTTGAATACGCATATGGATAGTACATACTACTGA
- the LOC132786841 gene encoding multiple coagulation factor deficiency protein 2 homolog isoform X1 — protein sequence MYNLSNVLNFIICMASFSQSFDGTLAVKRGPHHPRGETRRVDQHLTHEEHRIDDDLKDMGIQANLDDMSEEEKIFYMFKAHDNDNNNALDGLEMIQSAMHHNYEYFKNSDRNDYLQNANDELDHFIEAIDKFLLIADENNDGLLHYPEFVKAVTEGKEQLERNMLR from the exons ATGTATAACTTGTCAAATGTGCTTAACTTTATTATCTGCATGGCGAGCTTCAGCCAATCTTTTGATGGCACCTTGGCTGTAAAACGGGGCCCTCATCATCCACGGGGCGAAACTCGACGTGTGGATCAGCATTTGACGCACGAGGAGCA TCGCATCGACGATGATCTAAAGGACATGGGCATACAGGCCAACCTCGATGATATGAGTGAAGAGGAGAAGATATTCTATATGTTTAAG GCCCACgataatgacaacaacaatgctcTTGATGGATTAGAGATGATTCAATCGGCCATGCATCATAACTACGAGTACTTCAAGAACAGCGATCGCAATGACTATTTGCAGAATGCCAACGACGAGTTGGATCACTTTATAG AGGCCATTGATAAGTTTCTATTGATTGCCGATGAGAACAACGATGGACTGTTGCATTATCCAGAGTTCGTGAAGGCCGTAACTGAGGGCAAGGAACAACTGGAGAGGAACATGTTGCGATAA
- the LOC132786841 gene encoding multiple coagulation factor deficiency protein 2 homolog isoform X2, producing the protein MGIQANLDDMSEEEKIFYMFKAHDNDNNNALDGLEMIQSAMHHNYEYFKNSDRNDYLQNANDELDHFIEAIDKFLLIADENNDGLLHYPEFVKAVTEGKEQLERNMLR; encoded by the exons ATGGGCATACAGGCCAACCTCGATGATATGAGTGAAGAGGAGAAGATATTCTATATGTTTAAG GCCCACgataatgacaacaacaatgctcTTGATGGATTAGAGATGATTCAATCGGCCATGCATCATAACTACGAGTACTTCAAGAACAGCGATCGCAATGACTATTTGCAGAATGCCAACGACGAGTTGGATCACTTTATAG AGGCCATTGATAAGTTTCTATTGATTGCCGATGAGAACAACGATGGACTGTTGCATTATCCAGAGTTCGTGAAGGCCGTAACTGAGGGCAAGGAACAACTGGAGAGGAACATGTTGCGATAA
- the LOC132786839 gene encoding uncharacterized protein LOC132786839, protein MHIKWNRTGRVWLLLTSLATMCCLSVAASVQLQVQGMEESVANDTQSMSVLRPLTWLRSAQGLFASPAGHVVVQVAKELLHRSAGNSQVLSLNLTNLLIIVLLKVLIFSAGLLGAGHWSSYGHGYARSAARLNGSYGLGLTSGDDYLIMGFLAAQGAGQDDCLFAAACACPNAAYEYAKAGRALLGAIEMFEGAPVEKPRYTDLILLMERAAYDGFRGASCNTTQSCDGLL, encoded by the exons atgcaCATCAAGTGGAATCGTACAGGAAGAGTGTGGCTGCTACTGACTTCGCTGGCCACAATGTGCTGCCTCAGTGTGGCAGCAAGTGTGCAACTGCAGGTGCAAGGGATGGAGGAGAGTGTGGCAAATGACACCCAGAGCATGAGTGTGCTGCGTCCACTCACGTGGCTGAGGAGTGCTCAGGGCCTGTTTGCTAGCCCAGCAGGCCATGTGGTTGTTCAGGTGGCCAAGGAGCTGCTCCACCGCTCTGCGGGCAACAGTCAA GTGCTCAGCCTGAATCTCACCAATTTGCTGATCATCGTACTGCTCAAGGTGCTGATCTTTTCGGCTGGTCTTCTGGGCGCGGGACACTGGAGCAGCTACGGCCACGGATACGCAAGGTCTGCAGCACGCCTCAATGGCTCCTATGGATTGGGCCTCACGTCAGGTGACGATTATCTTATAATGGGTTTTCTGGCTGCCCAGGGAGCTGGCCAAGATGACTGTCTCTTCGCTGCTGCCTGCGCCTGCCCCAACGCTGCCTATGAGTATGCCAAAGCGGGCCGTGCTCTGCTGGGCGCCATTGAAATGTTTGAGGG AGCACCTGTGGAGAAGCCGCGGTACACTGATCTGATCTTGCTGATGGAACGTGCCGCCTACGACGGCTTTCGAGGAGCCAGCTGCAACACCACGCAATCATGTGATGGGCTTTTATAA